The proteins below come from a single Streptococcus hyointestinalis genomic window:
- a CDS encoding SIR2 family protein, translated as MFFFFFDDDNKSDEKQIELHYLSNSISYGVDKIDEKEFFDSHGILEKQESKDGSQDEFKEGDFKRLISEKIRKTIYGEKYSNIVFLAGAGASVTPNQDPKYGKTVRMIADNVIEELHKCSDTLYTLEKLAEKCRYKDGNIVDNRKSEEKGIPVLVDSFNLEDFLSTLFHYRPYVPDDDKEKFNKTIDKILQLIKENTNYSYNGKFLKHGALLNFLSSLSGKDGNKFSVITTNYDVLIEEAAAENNFVIFDGFNFTPLPKFDSNMFEWNLVKEIQNVNTREVEYKDKIFNLVKIHGSLTWEKQDNGDIVRKNKDSITETDKMVMVFPSSDKFAQSYQEPYFELFTKFQELIKRPNTLLISSGFSFADDHISKMITQALKNNSGLKLLVTDFNIDPNRQWNEKSKQYDEIAETDTKYNKNWQELVHLMNEGYSISFLKATMNNDLVDYLSGRYLNDEN; from the coding sequence ATGTTTTTCTTCTTTTTTGATGATGATAATAAATCTGACGAGAAACAAATTGAATTGCATTATTTATCAAATTCAATCTCTTACGGAGTAGATAAAATTGATGAAAAAGAGTTCTTTGATTCTCATGGTATACTTGAAAAGCAAGAATCAAAGGATGGCTCTCAAGATGAATTTAAAGAGGGTGATTTTAAGCGATTGATTAGCGAAAAAATTCGTAAAACTATTTACGGGGAGAAATATTCTAACATTGTTTTTCTTGCTGGTGCGGGTGCGTCAGTAACACCTAATCAAGACCCTAAATACGGGAAAACAGTAAGAATGATTGCTGATAATGTGATTGAAGAGCTACATAAATGTAGTGATACGTTATATACTTTAGAAAAATTAGCAGAGAAATGCAGATACAAAGATGGAAATATAGTAGATAATAGAAAATCGGAAGAAAAAGGTATCCCAGTATTAGTTGATAGTTTTAATCTAGAGGATTTTTTATCAACATTATTTCATTATCGTCCTTATGTTCCAGATGATGATAAAGAGAAATTTAACAAAACTATTGACAAAATTTTACAACTGATTAAAGAAAACACAAACTACTCATATAATGGTAAGTTCTTGAAGCATGGAGCACTATTAAACTTTTTATCAAGCCTATCAGGAAAAGATGGGAATAAATTTTCTGTTATTACAACAAATTATGATGTCTTGATTGAGGAAGCAGCTGCGGAAAATAATTTTGTTATTTTTGACGGATTCAACTTTACACCTCTCCCAAAGTTCGATAGCAATATGTTTGAATGGAATCTAGTGAAAGAAATCCAGAATGTTAATACCAGAGAAGTTGAATATAAGGATAAAATATTTAATCTTGTTAAAATCCATGGTTCACTGACTTGGGAAAAACAGGATAATGGTGATATCGTAAGAAAAAATAAGGACAGTATTACGGAGACAGATAAAATGGTAATGGTTTTTCCTAGTTCAGACAAGTTTGCTCAAAGCTATCAGGAACCATATTTTGAACTATTTACAAAATTTCAAGAGCTTATAAAGCGTCCCAATACTTTACTGATTTCTTCAGGATTTAGTTTTGCAGATGATCATATTTCCAAGATGATTACACAGGCATTGAAAAATAACTCTGGTCTGAAATTACTTGTAACAGACTTTAATATTGACCCAAACAGGCAGTGGAATGAGAAGAGTAAACAGTATGATGAGATTGCGGAGACCGATACCAAATACAATAAAAACTGGCAAGAACTTGTACATCTGATGAACGAAGGTTATTCTATCTCATTTTTAAAGGCTACTATGAACAATGATTTGGTTGATTATCTGTCTGGAAGGTATTTGAATGATGAAAATTGA
- a CDS encoding ATP-binding protein translates to MMKIDSFYEVTDKSNYYLGMISQVNRSYSTIQIENLSLFSYRKLRTDILAPNTINFYVLIDSSNGLFFGEIFQSKVPNSDSVHEMLTNGQQEKIFPEISIDILGYIPLGEKYFKLNGTNTVGITDRAYIANEKVVELFIKSIEVSPDDEKQLSSFARLTFSSQEYPITLQPKTLFNRHLMTVGTTNSGKSTSALSILDKLVNDGIRTLIIDPTGEYADSFTDEEANKYILGKDTFVSVSALSMQQWSILFETNDGTQPAVLASAINSLRYQKKNNLSGVYVKIEQRVDEVTQNMSSLSPSDKEFDIKLLSEQVSNEAIKRERRGKFSYFIYDDFNFNSNQYLVQKIDYKLSNTSFLNFFNSNGQGVLDVIENWVASDTRKSLYIDVSKIGTTDEIGGMIIDLITNYLINFKKDKINPFIIFVDEVHRYTKSNTNDGISLYTGLNSIAREGRKKGIFLFLTTQNPNDVDKVLLGQIGTLVVHRLTAPDELKAIQNHLSENQVSQLRKLNTGEAVLTSINLLKDLYIQVEKCNRSHNNGTPSLLQT, encoded by the coding sequence ATGATGAAAATTGATAGTTTTTATGAAGTAACAGATAAAAGTAATTATTATCTTGGAATGATTTCTCAAGTAAACCGTTCGTATTCTACTATTCAAATAGAAAATTTATCACTATTTTCATATAGAAAATTGAGAACAGATATTCTTGCTCCAAATACAATAAATTTCTATGTTTTGATTGATTCGAGTAACGGCTTATTCTTTGGGGAAATATTTCAGTCTAAAGTTCCAAATTCTGATAGTGTACACGAGATGCTGACGAATGGGCAACAAGAAAAAATTTTTCCAGAAATAAGTATTGATATACTAGGGTATATACCGTTGGGAGAAAAGTATTTCAAACTTAACGGGACAAATACAGTTGGTATAACTGATAGGGCATATATTGCAAATGAAAAGGTAGTAGAGTTATTTATTAAATCAATCGAAGTAAGTCCAGACGATGAGAAGCAGTTATCTTCTTTTGCAAGACTTACATTCAGCTCCCAAGAATATCCAATAACATTACAACCTAAAACTTTGTTTAATAGACATTTGATGACTGTAGGAACTACAAATAGTGGTAAGTCGACATCAGCACTGAGTATTTTAGATAAGCTAGTTAATGATGGAATAAGGACTCTAATAATAGACCCGACGGGAGAATATGCTGATTCATTTACGGACGAAGAGGCAAATAAATATATTTTGGGTAAGGATACCTTTGTTTCGGTTTCAGCATTATCAATGCAACAATGGTCAATATTGTTTGAAACTAATGATGGGACGCAGCCAGCTGTTTTAGCCTCTGCTATTAATTCATTGAGGTATCAAAAGAAGAATAACCTATCTGGTGTATATGTAAAAATAGAACAAAGAGTAGATGAAGTAACTCAAAATATGAGTTCGCTATCCCCGAGTGATAAAGAATTTGATATTAAACTTTTATCTGAGCAAGTTTCGAATGAAGCTATAAAAAGAGAAAGAAGAGGAAAATTTTCATATTTTATTTATGATGATTTCAACTTTAACTCCAATCAGTATCTAGTGCAAAAAATAGATTATAAATTATCCAATACAAGTTTCTTAAACTTTTTTAACTCAAATGGGCAAGGGGTGCTAGATGTTATTGAGAATTGGGTAGCAAGTGACACGAGAAAATCACTATACATTGATGTTTCAAAAATTGGAACAACTGATGAAATAGGCGGAATGATTATCGATTTAATAACAAATTATCTAATTAATTTTAAGAAGGATAAAATAAATCCATTTATAATATTTGTAGATGAAGTTCATCGTTACACGAAAAGTAACACTAATGATGGAATTTCCCTCTATACGGGTTTAAATAGTATCGCTAGGGAAGGAAGGAAAAAAGGAATTTTTCTCTTTTTAACCACTCAGAATCCAAATGACGTTGATAAAGTTTTATTGGGACAAATTGGCACACTAGTGGTACACAGGTTAACAGCACCTGATGAATTAAAGGCAATTCAAAATCATTTATCAGAAAATCAAGTAAGTCAACTTAGAAAGCTTAATACTGGAGAAGCAGTTTTAACAAGTATCAATTTATTAAAAGACCTATATATTCAAGTAGAAAAATGTAATAGATCTCATAATAATGGAACACCTAGTTTGTTACAAACATAA
- a CDS encoding YdcP family protein yields the protein MELKFVIPNMEKTFGNLEFAGEDKIVQRRINGQLTILSRSYNLYSDVQRADDIVVVLPAEAGEKHFSFEEKVKLVNPRITAEGYKIGTRGFTNYILEADDMIKE from the coding sequence ATGGAACTTAAATTTGTCATTCCCAACATGGAAAAAACATTCGGAAACTTAGAATTTGCTGGCGAGGATAAAATCGTACAGCGAAGAATCAACGGACAGCTTACTATCTTATCAAGAAGCTATAACCTCTATTCAGATGTTCAAAGAGCAGATGATATTGTGGTGGTACTTCCTGCTGAAGCTGGCGAAAAACATTTCAGTTTTGAAGAAAAAGTAAAGCTCGTCAATCCACGTATTACTGCCGAGGGCTACAAAATCGGTACTCGTGGCTTTACGAACTACATCTTAGAAGCTGACGACATGATTAAGGAATAG
- a CDS encoding YdcP family protein produces the protein MRLANGIVLEKDATFGELKFSALRREVRIQNEDGSVSDEIKERTYDLKSKGQGRMIQVSIPASVPLKEFDYNARVELINPVADTVATATFQGADVDWYIKADDIVLTKDSNSFRTQPQPKKEPVIDKQ, from the coding sequence ATGAGGTTAGCCAATGGCATTGTTTTAGAAAAAGACGCTACGTTTGGGGAATTAAAGTTCTCTGCACTCCGACGTGAAGTAAGAATCCAAAATGAAGACGGGTCGGTATCAGATGAAATCAAAGAGCGTACCTATGACCTTAAATCCAAAGGACAAGGACGTATGATTCAAGTGAGTATTCCTGCCAGTGTTCCACTGAAAGAGTTTGACTATAACGCACGAGTGGAGCTTATCAATCCTGTTGCTGATACGGTGGCTACTGCTACTTTTCAAGGGGCAGATGTGGACTGGTATATCAAGGCTGACGATATTGTGCTAACAAAGGATTCTAATTCCTTTAGAACACAACCTCAACCAAAGAAAGAACCTGTTATAGATAAACAGTAG
- a CDS encoding FtsK/SpoIIIE domain-containing protein yields MKQRGKRIRPSDKDLVFHFTIASLLPVFLLVVGLFHVKTIQQINWQDLDLLQVDKIDIPYLVISFSVAILVCLLGAFIFRRYKYDMFKQLQHRQKLAKMILENKWYESEQVKTDGFFKDSTSRTKEKITYFPKMYYRLKDGLISIRVEIMLGKYQDQLLHLEKKLESGLYCELTDKELKDSYVEYTLLYDTIANRLSIDEVQAKDGKLRLMTNVWWEYDKLPHMLIAGGTGGGKTYFILTLIEALLHTNSKLTILDPKNADLADLGSVMGNVYYRKDDMLSCIDRFYDEMMKRSEVMKKMENYKTGENYAYLGLPAHFLIFDEYVAFMEMLGTKENTAVLNKLKQIVMLGRQAGFFLILACQRPDAKYLGDGIRDQFNFRVALGRMSEMGYGMMFGSDVQKDFFLKQIKGRGYVDVGTSVISEFYTPLVPKGHDFLEEIKRLSHSKQDTQATCEAEVAGVD; encoded by the coding sequence ATGAAACAGCGTGGTAAAAGGATTCGCCCATCGGATAAAGATTTAGTCTTTCATTTTACGATTGCTTCACTTCTGCCTGTTTTCCTGCTGGTTGTCGGACTGTTTCATGTGAAGACAATCCAGCAGATCAACTGGCAGGATTTAGACCTACTACAAGTAGATAAGATTGACATTCCCTATTTAGTTATCAGTTTCAGTGTCGCAATTCTTGTTTGCTTGTTAGGTGCTTTTATATTCAGAAGATACAAGTACGATATGTTCAAACAGCTACAGCACCGTCAAAAGCTGGCGAAGATGATTCTTGAAAACAAGTGGTATGAATCAGAACAAGTCAAAACTGATGGTTTCTTCAAGGATAGTACCAGTCGGACAAAGGAAAAGATAACCTACTTTCCCAAAATGTATTATCGCCTTAAAGATGGCTTGATAAGTATACGTGTTGAAATCATGCTGGGGAAATATCAAGACCAGCTCTTACACTTGGAAAAGAAGCTGGAAAGTGGCTTGTACTGTGAGCTGACCGACAAGGAGCTAAAGGATTCTTATGTAGAATATACCTTGCTCTATGACACCATAGCCAATCGACTTTCCATTGATGAAGTACAAGCCAAAGATGGCAAGTTACGCTTAATGACGAATGTCTGGTGGGAATATGACAAACTCCCTCACATGCTGATTGCTGGGGGAACTGGTGGCGGTAAGACCTACTTCATTTTGACACTGATTGAAGCTCTACTTCATACCAATTCAAAACTGACTATCCTTGACCCAAAGAATGCTGATCTTGCAGACTTAGGCTCTGTGATGGGAAATGTCTACTACAGGAAAGACGATATGCTTTCCTGCATTGACCGTTTCTATGATGAAATGATGAAACGCAGTGAAGTTATGAAAAAGATGGAAAACTACAAGACAGGCGAAAACTATGCTTACTTAGGATTGCCAGCTCATTTTCTTATCTTTGATGAATATGTGGCTTTTATGGAAATGCTGGGAACAAAGGAAAATACCGCAGTGCTTAACAAGCTCAAACAGATTGTTATGTTAGGTCGTCAAGCTGGATTCTTTCTGATACTGGCTTGTCAAAGACCCGACGCAAAATATTTAGGCGACGGAATCAGAGACCAGTTTAATTTTAGAGTGGCTTTAGGTCGTATGTCTGAAATGGGCTATGGCATGATGTTTGGAAGTGACGTACAGAAAGACTTTTTCCTAAAGCAGATTAAAGGACGTGGTTATGTTGATGTTGGAACAAGTGTCATCTCTGAATTTTATACTCCCCTTGTACCTAAAGGACATGATTTCTTAGAGGAAATAAAAAGGTTATCCCACAGCAAACAGGACACGCAGGCGACGTGCGAAGCGGAAGTCGCAGGTGTGGACTAA
- the mobT gene encoding MobT family relaxase yields MGGISLNEQTWVQHLKEKRLSYGLSQNRLAIATGITRQYLSDIETGKVKPSDELQLALLETLERFNPDAPLEMLFDYVRIRFPTTDVQHVVEDVLRLKLSYMLHEDYGFYSYTEHYALGNIFVLCSHELDKGVLVELKGRGCRQFESYLLAQQRSWYEFFMDALVASGVMKRLDLAINDKTGILNIPILTEKCRQEECISVFRSFKSYRSGELVRKDEKECMGNTLYIGSLQSEVYFCIYEKDYEQYKKNDIPIEDAEVKNRFEIRLKNERAYYAVRDLLAYDNPEHTAFKIINRYIRFVDKDDSKARSDWKLNEEWAWFIGNNRERLKLTTKSEPYSFQRTLNWLSHQVAPTLKVAITLDEINQTQVVKDILDHAKLTDRHKQILKQQSVKEQDVITNKK; encoded by the coding sequence ATTGGAGGAATTTCACTGAATGAACAAACTTGGGTACAGCATTTAAAGGAAAAACGCTTATCTTATGGACTTTCTCAAAACCGACTGGCTATTGCTACAGGCATTACAAGGCAATATCTTAGCGACATTGAAACTGGCAAGGTCAAGCCATCAGACGAATTACAACTGGCACTTTTAGAAACGCTGGAACGCTTCAATCCCGACGCTCCCCTTGAAATGCTCTTTGACTATGTAAGGATTCGGTTTCCAACAACAGACGTACAGCATGTGGTCGAGGACGTTTTACGATTGAAACTTTCCTATATGCTCCATGAAGACTATGGCTTCTATTCCTATACCGAACATTATGCTTTAGGCAATATTTTCGTCCTATGCTCTCATGAGCTGGATAAAGGGGTTCTAGTGGAATTGAAAGGTCGTGGGTGCAGACAATTTGAAAGCTATCTCTTAGCACAACAAAGAAGCTGGTATGAGTTCTTTATGGACGCTTTGGTGGCTAGTGGCGTGATGAAACGCCTTGACCTTGCCATCAACGATAAAACAGGGATTTTGAATATTCCCATACTGACGGAAAAATGCCGACAGGAAGAGTGTATTTCGGTGTTCCGCAGTTTCAAGAGCTATCGCAGTGGCGAACTGGTACGCAAAGATGAAAAGGAATGTATGGGAAACACACTTTATATCGGTTCATTACAAAGCGAAGTCTATTTCTGTATCTATGAAAAGGACTATGAGCAGTACAAGAAAAATGATATTCCCATTGAAGACGCAGAGGTTAAAAACCGTTTTGAAATCCGACTAAAAAATGAGCGTGCCTATTATGCAGTACGTGATTTACTTGCCTATGATAATCCAGAGCATACAGCTTTTAAGATTATCAATCGGTATATCCGCTTTGTGGATAAGGACGATTCAAAAGCACGTTCCGATTGGAAACTCAATGAAGAATGGGCATGGTTTATTGGAAACAATCGTGAACGATTAAAACTAACCACAAAATCAGAGCCTTACTCTTTCCAAAGGACACTAAACTGGCTATCTCATCAAGTCGCCCCGACCTTAAAGGTTGCTATTACACTTGATGAAATTAACCAGACGCAGGTTGTGAAAGACATTCTCGACCATGCGAAACTGACAGACCGACACAAGCAGATTTTAAAGCAACAGTCGGTAAAAGAACAGGACGTGATAACGAACAAAAAATAA
- a CDS encoding antirestriction protein ArdA produces the protein MDDMQVYIANLGKYNEGELVGAWFTFPIDFEEVKEKIGLNDEYEEYAIHDYELPFTVDEYTSIGELNRLWEMVSELPEELQSELSALLTHFSSIEELSEHQEDIIIHSDCDDMEDVARYYIEETGALGEVPASLQNYIDYESYGRDLELSGTFISTNHGIFEITH, from the coding sequence ATGGACGATATGCAAGTCTATATTGCCAACTTAGGTAAATACAATGAAGGAGAATTAGTCGGTGCTTGGTTTACCTTTCCCATTGATTTTGAAGAAGTCAAAGAGAAAATCGGCTTGAATGATGAATACGAGGAATACGCCATTCACGATTATGAGTTACCCTTTACGGTTGACGAATACACTTCTATTGGCGAACTCAATCGCCTATGGGAAATGGTATCGGAGTTGCCAGAGGAACTACAATCCGAGCTATCTGCTCTGCTCACTCATTTTTCAAGTATTGAGGAACTAAGCGAACATCAAGAGGATATTATTATTCACTCGGATTGTGATGATATGGAAGATGTTGCCCGTTACTACATTGAAGAAACTGGTGCTTTAGGCGAAGTACCAGCCAGTCTTCAAAACTATATTGATTACGAATCCTATGGTCGTGATTTAGAACTTTCGGGAACATTCATTTCTACCAATCATGGGATTTTTGAAATCACTCATTAA
- a CDS encoding conjugal transfer protein: MKKIRSYTSIWSVEKVLYSINDFRLPFPITFTQMTWFVVSLFAVMILGNVPPLSMIEGAFLKYFGIPVAFTWFMSTKTFDGKKPYGFLKSVIAYALRPKLTYAGKKVTLGRNQPQEAITAVRSEFYGISN; encoded by the coding sequence ATGAAGAAAATACGAAGCTATACCAGTATTTGGTCTGTTGAGAAAGTGCTGTACTCCATAAACGATTTTAGACTTCCGTTTCCCATAACCTTTACGCAAATGACGTGGTTTGTCGTGTCACTGTTTGCGGTTATGATACTTGGCAACGTGCCACCTCTTTCCATGATTGAGGGAGCATTTCTCAAATACTTTGGGATTCCTGTCGCTTTCACATGGTTTATGTCTACAAAAACCTTTGATGGTAAAAAGCCTTATGGATTTTTAAAGTCTGTCATTGCTTATGCACTGCGACCAAAGCTGACCTATGCAGGGAAAAAAGTAACCCTTGGCAGAAATCAGCCACAAGAAGCCATTACAGCAGTTAGGAGTGAATTTTATGGCATATCCAATTAA
- a CDS encoding ATP-binding protein: protein MAYPIKYIENNLVWNKDGECYAYYELVPYNYSFLSPEQKIQVHDSFRQLIAQNRDGKIHALQISTESSIRSAQERSKNEVTGKLKAIAYDKIDQQTDALISMIGENQVDYRFFIGFKLLLNDQEFSMKSLTVEAKNALSDFVYDVNHKLMGDFVSMSNDEILRFQKMEKLLENKISRRFKIRRLNKDDFGYLIEHLYGQTGTAYEDYEYHLSKKKLDNETLIKYYDLIKPTRCLIEEKQRYLKIQQEDETVYVAYFTINSIVGELDFPSSEIFYYQQQQFTFPIDTSMNVEIVANCKALSTVRNKKKELKDLDNHAWQSDNETSSNVAEALDSVNELETNLDQSKESMYKLSYVVRVSANDLDELKRRCNEVKDFYDDLSVKLVRPFGDMLGLHEEFLPASKRYMNDYIQYVTSDFLAGLGFGATQMLGENEGIYVGYSLDTGRNVYLKPALASQGVKGSVTNALASAFVGSLGGGKSFANNLIVYYAVLYGAQAVIVDPKAERGRWKETLPEIAHEINIVNLTSDEKSKGLLDPYVIMKNPKDSESLAIDILTFLTGISSRDSERFPVLRKAIRAVTNSEVRGLLKVIEELRVEGTPTSTSIADHIESFTDYDFAHLLFSDGYVEQSISLEKQLNIIQVVDLVLPDKETSFEEYTTMELLSVAMLIVISTFALDFIHSDRSLFKIVDLDEAWSFLQVAQGKTLSMKLVRAGRAMNAGVYFVTQNTDDLLDEKLKNNLGLKFAFRSTDINEIKKTLAFFGVDPEDENNQKRLRDLENGQCLISDLYGRVGVIQFHPVFEELLHAFDTRPPVRKEV, encoded by the coding sequence ATGGCATATCCAATTAAATACATTGAAAATAATCTGGTCTGGAATAAAGATGGCGAATGTTACGCCTATTATGAGCTTGTTCCTTACAATTACTCATTTCTAAGTCCAGAACAGAAAATACAAGTGCATGATTCTTTCAGACAGCTTATCGCACAAAATCGTGATGGCAAGATTCATGCCTTACAAATCAGTACAGAATCCAGCATACGTTCAGCACAAGAGCGTTCTAAAAATGAAGTCACTGGCAAGCTCAAAGCGATTGCCTATGACAAAATCGACCAACAGACAGACGCTTTAATATCCATGATTGGCGAAAATCAAGTGGATTACCGTTTCTTTATCGGCTTTAAGTTGCTTCTCAACGATCAGGAGTTTTCCATGAAAAGTCTTACCGTTGAAGCCAAAAATGCTTTGTCTGATTTTGTCTATGATGTGAACCATAAGTTAATGGGAGATTTTGTCAGCATGAGTAATGATGAAATCCTGCGTTTTCAGAAGATGGAAAAGCTCTTGGAAAATAAAATCTCTCGTCGTTTCAAAATCCGCAGACTGAATAAGGACGACTTCGGCTATCTGATTGAACATCTTTACGGACAGACAGGTACAGCTTATGAAGATTATGAGTATCATCTATCAAAGAAGAAGCTGGATAATGAAACCTTGATTAAATACTATGACCTCATCAAGCCTACTCGCTGTTTAATAGAAGAAAAACAGCGATACTTGAAAATCCAGCAGGAAGATGAAACCGTCTATGTGGCTTATTTTACCATTAACAGTATTGTCGGAGAGCTGGACTTTCCATCAAGTGAAATTTTCTATTACCAGCAACAACAATTTACCTTTCCCATTGACACGTCCATGAATGTGGAAATCGTGGCAAATTGTAAAGCATTAAGCACCGTTCGCAATAAAAAGAAAGAGTTGAAAGATTTAGATAATCACGCATGGCAAAGTGATAATGAAACCAGCTCCAATGTGGCAGAAGCCTTGGATAGTGTAAATGAGCTGGAAACCAATTTAGACCAATCCAAAGAATCTATGTACAAACTCTCTTATGTGGTTCGGGTTTCTGCTAATGATTTGGACGAGTTGAAACGTCGCTGTAATGAAGTGAAAGACTTTTACGACGATTTGTCTGTGAAACTGGTTCGACCTTTTGGCGATATGCTGGGCTTACATGAAGAATTTCTGCCAGCAAGCAAAAGATATATGAATGACTATATTCAATATGTAACTTCTGATTTCCTCGCTGGACTTGGCTTTGGTGCTACGCAAATGCTGGGCGAAAATGAAGGGATTTATGTTGGCTATAGCTTAGATACAGGACGCAATGTGTATCTCAAACCAGCGCTTGCCAGTCAAGGGGTTAAGGGTTCAGTAACCAATGCGTTAGCGTCGGCTTTTGTTGGCTCGCTGGGTGGTGGTAAATCCTTTGCGAATAACCTTATCGTCTATTATGCAGTGCTTTATGGAGCACAAGCAGTGATTGTTGACCCAAAGGCGGAACGTGGCAGATGGAAAGAAACGCTTCCAGAAATCGCTCACGAGATTAACATTGTGAATCTCACTTCTGATGAGAAAAGCAAAGGACTGCTTGACCCTTATGTAATTATGAAAAATCCAAAAGATTCTGAATCACTGGCTATTGATATTCTGACATTCCTTACAGGGATATCCTCACGAGATTCTGAACGTTTTCCCGTACTACGGAAAGCGATTCGTGCAGTAACCAATAGTGAAGTGCGTGGACTTCTTAAAGTCATTGAGGAATTGCGGGTCGAGGGAACACCAACAAGCACCAGTATCGCTGACCATATCGAGAGCTTTACGGATTATGATTTTGCACATCTCTTATTCAGTGATGGCTATGTCGAACAATCTATCAGTCTTGAAAAACAGCTCAACATTATACAGGTGGTGGATTTGGTATTACCTGATAAGGAAACAAGTTTTGAGGAATACACGACAATGGAACTATTATCCGTTGCTATGTTAATTGTCATTAGCACCTTTGCGTTGGATTTTATCCATTCAGACAGAAGCCTTTTCAAGATTGTAGACCTTGACGAAGCATGGAGTTTCTTACAGGTGGCACAAGGTAAAACCTTATCTATGAAGTTAGTAAGAGCTGGACGTGCTATGAATGCAGGTGTCTATTTTGTTACTCAAAATACAGATGACCTTTTAGATGAAAAATTGAAAAATAATCTTGGTTTGAAGTTTGCCTTTCGTTCCACTGATATCAACGAAATTAAAAAGACCTTAGCTTTTTTTGGAGTTGACCCAGAGGACGAAAACAATCAGAAGCGACTTCGTGACTTAGAGAACGGACAATGCCTTATCAGTGATTTATATGGTCGTGTCGGTGTGATACAGTTCCACCCAGTCTTTGAAGAATTACTTCATGCTTTTGATACCAGACCGCCTGTGAGAAAAGAGGTGTAA